One segment of Nostoc flagelliforme CCNUN1 DNA contains the following:
- the nadB gene encoding L-aspartate oxidase, which yields MSQIDIPSQFDVLVVGAGAAGLYTALCLPNSLRVGLITKETVALSASDWAQGGIAAAVAPEDSPTLHIEDTIRAGAGLCDRTAVEFLAQLAPNCIQSLVNLGVAFDRHGQALALTLEAAHSRNRVLHAADTTGREVTTTLAAQVLRRQNIQVIQQALALSLWIEPETGRCQGISLFYQGEITWVRAGAVVLATGGGGQVFAQTTNPAVSTGDGVAIAYRAGAILRDLEFVQFHPTALTKPGADHFLISEAVRGEGAHLVDNEGRRFAFDYHPAGELAPRDVVSRAIFSHLQRTAVDLATAHVWLDMRPIPADKIRHRFPNIIKVCQHWGVDVFHEPIPVAPAAHYWMGGIVADLMNRTNIPGLYAVGETASTGVHGANRLASNSLLECIVFGAQMAQIELENIGLPSETPVLPLQKFTADASEWHIQQAQLEALREKLPRLVWESAGICREQSKLESAIATIESWQQDFAILPLSQFLLALRPAEPATFDIPDVERQLRLWAETRNLLDIADLILKSAAFRTESRGGHYRLDYPQPDPNWQVHALVQTHHWWKSPLLS from the coding sequence TTGTCTCAGATAGATATTCCTAGCCAATTTGATGTCTTAGTAGTCGGCGCTGGTGCTGCTGGACTATACACAGCGCTGTGTCTACCAAATTCCTTGCGAGTCGGCTTAATTACCAAAGAAACTGTTGCTTTATCCGCCAGTGATTGGGCGCAAGGTGGTATTGCCGCAGCAGTTGCCCCGGAAGATTCTCCCACGCTGCACATTGAAGATACGATCCGGGCAGGTGCAGGTTTGTGCGATCGCACTGCTGTAGAATTTCTCGCCCAACTTGCCCCTAACTGTATTCAATCCCTAGTTAACTTGGGAGTTGCTTTTGACCGTCATGGTCAAGCCTTAGCTTTAACTTTAGAAGCTGCCCATTCTCGCAACCGCGTTCTCCACGCCGCAGACACCACAGGGAGGGAAGTTACCACCACCCTCGCGGCGCAAGTATTACGTCGCCAAAATATTCAAGTCATTCAGCAAGCCTTGGCTTTGAGTTTGTGGATTGAACCCGAAACCGGCCGCTGTCAGGGAATAAGCCTGTTTTATCAAGGTGAAATCACATGGGTAAGGGCTGGTGCTGTGGTATTGGCAACTGGTGGTGGCGGTCAGGTATTTGCCCAAACCACTAACCCGGCGGTGAGTACGGGTGATGGGGTAGCGATCGCATATCGGGCTGGGGCCATCCTCCGCGATTTAGAATTTGTGCAGTTTCATCCCACAGCCTTGACTAAACCTGGTGCCGATCACTTTCTCATTAGCGAAGCTGTACGCGGCGAGGGCGCACACCTTGTCGATAACGAAGGGCGGCGTTTTGCCTTTGACTACCACCCTGCGGGTGAACTCGCACCCAGAGATGTGGTCAGTAGAGCAATTTTCAGCCATTTACAACGTACCGCCGTCGATCTGGCGACTGCCCATGTGTGGTTGGATATGCGCCCCATCCCCGCCGACAAGATTCGTCACCGCTTTCCCAACATCATCAAAGTCTGTCAGCATTGGGGAGTTGATGTCTTCCATGAACCAATTCCTGTGGCCCCTGCTGCTCATTACTGGATGGGTGGCATTGTCGCGGATCTGATGAATCGCACAAATATTCCCGGTTTATACGCGGTGGGTGAAACCGCTAGTACCGGGGTGCATGGGGCAAATCGCCTTGCCAGTAATTCCCTGCTGGAATGTATTGTGTTCGGGGCCCAGATGGCCCAAATTGAGTTAGAAAATATTGGGCTGCCATCAGAAACACCAGTACTACCATTACAGAAATTTACTGCTGATGCTAGTGAGTGGCATATCCAGCAAGCACAGCTAGAAGCACTCAGGGAGAAGTTACCACGTCTAGTCTGGGAAAGTGCTGGTATTTGTCGGGAGCAATCAAAGTTAGAAAGTGCGATCGCTACTATTGAATCTTGGCAGCAAGATTTCGCTATCCTGCCTTTAAGCCAATTCTTGCTTGCTTTACGTCCCGCAGAACCAGCTACTTTTGACATACCAGATGTTGAACGGCAATTGAGACTTTGGGCAGAAACCCGCAATTTATTAGATATCGCTGATTTAATTCTCAAAAGTGCTGCTTTTAGAACCGAAAGCCGAGGTGGACACTACCGTTTAGATTATCCTCAGCCAGACCCGAATTGGCAAGTTCACGCACTTGTACAAACACATCATTGGTGGAAATCTCCACTATTATCTTGA
- the psbU gene encoding photosystem II complex extrinsic protein PsbU gives MKGLARLLTVFSLLLSCWGWLGTTQIAQAASFNSFAFPQVPILAIERQNRADAKLGTEFGKKIDLNNTNVRAFQQYPGLYPTLAKKIITNAPYKNVEDVLDLPGLSDRQKQTLQANLDKFTVTELEPAFNEGDDRFNNGIYR, from the coding sequence GTGAAAGGATTGGCGCGTTTATTAACAGTGTTTAGCTTGTTACTTAGTTGCTGGGGATGGTTGGGAACAACTCAGATAGCCCAAGCTGCTAGTTTCAACAGTTTTGCATTTCCTCAAGTCCCAATTCTGGCAATTGAGCGGCAGAATCGGGCAGATGCGAAGCTAGGAACCGAATTTGGGAAAAAAATTGATTTGAATAATACCAACGTCCGAGCTTTTCAACAGTATCCAGGGCTTTATCCCACCCTGGCTAAGAAAATCATCACAAATGCTCCCTACAAAAATGTAGAGGATGTATTGGATCTTCCAGGATTAAGCGATCGCCAGAAACAAACCCTGCAAGCGAACTTGGATAAGTTCACCGTGACAGAACTAGAACCTGCCTTCAACGAGGGAGACGATCGCTTTAACAATGGCATCTACAGATAA
- a CDS encoding DUF3120 domain-containing protein: MINNTLSSYTASTPSINTELDLTVTRQKGIKQLESTLSCSPSLPLSISARQTWLVFGAAVFLVTVPVFVEAPIVRSLPSLSLALAAFWVWLSFTLMSRTATYVWGDLLLGFSWSWLAGAIYWGWLRWEPAWHLPVESIGLPFACWCLAKNWGKVGNWFYLGSLLGTVLTDVYFYIADLMPYWRQIMRVDADVAPQILQNALMQVQTPWGQSWAILLALVLLTVGILPLGLKQRHWYAFSGAVLSTILVDSLFLLAAIAA; the protein is encoded by the coding sequence TTGATTAATAATACACTGTCCTCCTACACTGCTTCTACCCCTTCTATTAATACCGAGTTAGATTTAACTGTTACTAGGCAGAAGGGTATCAAGCAATTGGAATCTACACTCTCCTGTTCTCCGTCTCTTCCCTTATCTATTTCTGCCCGACAAACTTGGTTAGTGTTTGGGGCGGCGGTATTTTTGGTAACAGTACCAGTATTTGTAGAAGCGCCAATAGTGCGATCGCTACCAAGCCTAAGTTTAGCGCTGGCAGCATTTTGGGTGTGGCTAAGTTTTACCTTAATGTCACGGACTGCGACTTATGTATGGGGAGATTTACTCTTAGGATTTAGCTGGAGTTGGTTAGCAGGAGCTATTTACTGGGGCTGGTTACGTTGGGAACCTGCATGGCATCTGCCAGTGGAGTCTATAGGATTACCCTTTGCTTGCTGGTGTTTGGCGAAGAATTGGGGCAAGGTGGGTAACTGGTTTTATTTAGGTTCTTTACTAGGTACAGTCTTAACCGACGTATATTTCTATATAGCAGACTTGATGCCCTATTGGCGGCAAATCATGAGAGTAGATGCAGATGTAGCACCGCAAATATTACAAAATGCCCTCATGCAAGTACAAACACCTTGGGGACAAAGTTGGGCTATACTTCTGGCCTTAGTCCTGTTGACAGTCGGAATTTTACCTTTAGGTTTAAAGCAAAGACACTGGTATGCCTTTAGTGGTGCAGTTTTAAGCACGATTTTGGTAGACAGCCTATTTTTGTTAGCTGCGATCGCAGCGTGA
- a CDS encoding undecaprenyl-diphosphate phosphatase, whose translation MEFIQAFILGIVQGVTEFLPISSTAHLLIVTKVFGWKELGSKDFVDAIQFGSVIAIVGYFWSLISNIVKGGIEAVKDKDWQREEWKILVGIVVGTMPALIFGFILKDVLPESALIIAIMSIIMAILLALAEKIGTRKRDFNSLQIRDGIIVGLGQTLALIPGVSRSGSTLTTALFLGLERDTAAKFSFLLGFPTLTIATLYKSLKIFKLFEAQQLPDNIVGLLIVGIISTLIFSYLSIAFLIKYLATKNTLVFVWYRLAFGSAILAAIAAGWKG comes from the coding sequence ATGGAGTTTATTCAAGCTTTTATTTTGGGTATTGTTCAAGGTGTTACAGAGTTTTTGCCAATCAGCAGCACTGCACATCTTCTGATTGTGACCAAGGTATTTGGTTGGAAAGAGCTAGGTTCTAAAGATTTTGTCGATGCAATTCAATTTGGCAGCGTTATAGCAATTGTGGGCTATTTTTGGTCGCTGATTTCTAATATTGTCAAAGGTGGAATTGAAGCAGTAAAAGACAAAGACTGGCAACGTGAAGAGTGGAAAATTCTTGTCGGTATTGTAGTAGGAACAATGCCTGCCTTAATTTTCGGGTTTATTTTGAAAGACGTTCTACCAGAGAGCGCATTAATTATTGCCATCATGTCAATTATCATGGCAATTTTACTAGCTTTGGCAGAAAAAATTGGCACTCGCAAGCGAGATTTTAATTCATTGCAGATTCGGGATGGTATTATAGTTGGATTAGGACAAACACTTGCTTTAATTCCGGGTGTTTCTCGTTCTGGCTCAACGTTGACGACTGCCTTATTTTTAGGATTAGAACGCGATACAGCAGCGAAGTTCTCCTTTCTATTAGGGTTTCCAACTCTTACCATTGCAACGCTGTATAAAAGTCTGAAAATCTTCAAGTTATTTGAAGCCCAACAGTTGCCAGATAACATTGTTGGACTATTAATTGTAGGGATTATTTCAACCTTGATTTTTTCTTACCTATCAATTGCATTCTTAATCAAGTATTTAGCAACCAAAAACACTTTAGTTTTCGTTTGGTATAGATTAGCATTCGGCAGCGCTATTTTAGCTGCGATCGCAGCAGGTTGGAAAGGATAA
- a CDS encoding TIGR03279 family radical SAM protein, with protein MTTINPARITKVLPDSIAAEIGFEAGDAIVAINGTRPRDLIDYQFLCADEVLELEVLDAAGKTHSLEIEKDYDQDLGLEFETALFDGLIECNNRCPFCFINQQPPGKRTSLYLKDDDYRLSFLYGSYLTLTNLPEREWQRIEQMRLSPLYVSVHATEAEVRIRLLKNPRAGQILQQLKWFQQRRLQIHAQVVVCPGINDGKHLEQTLKDLVSFHTGEVPAVASVAVVPVGLTRFRPPEDELIPVTREKAKEVISQVQILSQQFRQKFGSSVVWLADEWFLIAGEELPSESEYEEYPQIDNGVGSIQLFIKQFATVAAELLPPKVYPQRKFTWIVGNAVEKAFQPILKRLNSVEGLEVNMRALCSDYWGQTISVTGLLTGHDLLLNLEGQNLGDGILLPNVMLKNGESVLLDDMSIDELASRLNTKIIPVGGVEDLIKTCILNFVQV; from the coding sequence ATGACTACCATTAATCCTGCTCGAATTACCAAGGTTCTTCCAGACTCAATAGCCGCAGAGATTGGTTTTGAAGCTGGGGATGCAATCGTTGCAATCAATGGTACACGTCCCCGCGATTTAATTGATTATCAGTTTTTGTGTGCTGATGAAGTTTTGGAACTAGAAGTTTTAGACGCTGCTGGCAAAACTCATAGCCTGGAAATCGAAAAAGATTACGATCAAGACTTAGGGCTAGAATTTGAAACTGCCCTATTTGATGGCTTAATTGAGTGCAACAATCGCTGTCCATTTTGCTTTATCAACCAACAGCCACCAGGTAAGCGCACCAGCTTGTACTTAAAAGATGACGATTACCGTCTGAGTTTTTTATACGGCTCTTATCTTACCCTAACCAATTTGCCAGAAAGAGAATGGCAGCGGATTGAGCAAATGCGCTTGTCTCCGTTGTATGTTTCTGTTCATGCTACCGAGGCAGAAGTAAGAATTAGACTGCTGAAAAATCCGCGTGCGGGACAAATTTTGCAACAACTCAAGTGGTTTCAACAAAGGCGGCTACAAATTCATGCTCAAGTAGTTGTTTGTCCTGGTATAAATGATGGCAAGCATCTAGAACAAACTCTCAAAGATTTAGTGTCCTTTCATACTGGTGAGGTGCCTGCGGTGGCATCGGTGGCAGTTGTGCCAGTTGGGTTGACACGGTTTCGGCCTCCAGAAGACGAACTCATACCCGTAACTAGGGAAAAAGCAAAAGAAGTAATTTCCCAAGTGCAAATCCTCTCGCAGCAATTTCGCCAAAAATTCGGTTCTAGCGTTGTTTGGTTAGCCGATGAGTGGTTTTTGATTGCAGGTGAGGAATTACCCAGCGAATCTGAATATGAAGAATATCCCCAAATTGATAACGGAGTTGGTTCGATTCAATTATTTATCAAGCAATTTGCCACCGTTGCAGCAGAATTACTACCGCCAAAAGTATATCCTCAAAGAAAGTTCACTTGGATAGTAGGCAACGCCGTAGAAAAAGCATTTCAACCCATTTTGAAACGCTTAAATTCTGTTGAAGGTTTAGAAGTCAATATGCGTGCTTTATGTAGTGATTATTGGGGACAAACTATCAGTGTAACCGGATTACTAACTGGCCATGATTTGCTTTTAAATTTAGAAGGGCAAAATTTAGGTGATGGTATTTTACTACCAAATGTCATGTTAAAAAATGGGGAATCAGTGCTTTTAGATGATATGAGTATTGATGAATTAGCTAGCAGACTCAATACAAAAATTATTCCTGTAGGAGGAGTTGAAGATTTAATCAAAACATGTATTTTAAATTTTGTTCAAGTTTAG
- a CDS encoding glycoside hydrolase family 10 protein, whose translation MKNQEKYHKKANSQIKKAGFFILSFNFLIFNSFSLLPVTAATEEPVLSVVYGQENANQWTGITDRLQTIGVKYCVIPLNDVRSVADWGDRRVLFLPNVETLTPSQAIALEEWMSKGGRLIASGPVGSLSAPGVRQLLRSLLGGYWGFSLSETEQIKPTKTKIPEWANQTELFGKVRGGVVIPNDMGSESRAVWNSKDNPAAVVTTERSTFMGWRWGTDTASAAGLDNAWLKAALNHYLTAPPPSNRMKKVAGGSPNCSTTVAAAPRGQGAGGQRSSSSPSSSSSPSSPSSPPPKTATAPIAKPLPTVKPPSSQEAIDQLEQAVRLDVAPNSNEPIDNNQAIALQQELENLIGRVESANLAVSADAANVGEVISEEKQSSRNLDTYIPQSVKEQPTQLASTKLGTLGMSKKQALAQVRVIAKNLPLLIAQKNYALARQQWLTAKTTLWQQFPVDQRLAQPEIRAVWLDRGTIVRAGSKAGLAQIFNRLAQAGINTVFFETVNAGYTIYPSQVAKEQNPLIRGWDPLADAVKLAHERDMELHAWVWTFAAGNQRHNQIINVNPDYPGPVLAAHPDWANYDNLGNMIPVGQTKPFFDPANPEVRQYLLKLYEEIVTRYNVDGLQLDYIRYPFQDPSAGRTYGYGKAARAQFQQLTGVEPVNISPSQSDLWQKWTTFRTKQVDSFVAQLSQQLKQKRPNLILSVAVFPLPELERIQKIQQDWENWARRGDVDLIVPMTYALDTSRFQRLAQPWIASKQLGSTLLVPGIRLLSLPTIGAFDQLQLVRDLPVSGYALFAAENFNNDLQKLFSSTQGRIQSTTSQPIPHRQPFQTAAIRYTALQQEWKFVFQNDQPKRPTQTISDFNNQAEVLRSALNQLAASPNPSKLLVARASLTRFQSQFRVLMSQELKSNSYQVKVWENRLVTIERLLRYGERRLRL comes from the coding sequence GTGAAGAATCAGGAAAAATATCATAAAAAGGCAAACTCACAAATAAAAAAAGCCGGATTCTTCATTTTAAGTTTTAACTTTTTAATTTTTAATAGTTTTAGTCTTTTGCCAGTAACGGCGGCAACTGAAGAACCTGTATTGAGCGTAGTGTATGGCCAAGAAAATGCAAATCAATGGACAGGGATAACTGACCGCTTACAGACAATAGGGGTGAAATATTGTGTAATTCCCCTAAATGATGTAAGAAGTGTGGCAGATTGGGGCGATCGCCGGGTATTATTTTTGCCAAATGTCGAGACACTAACCCCAAGCCAAGCGATCGCTCTTGAAGAATGGATGAGCAAGGGAGGGCGTTTGATTGCCAGTGGCCCTGTAGGTAGTCTGTCAGCGCCGGGAGTGCGCCAGTTATTGCGATCGCTTTTGGGAGGTTATTGGGGATTCAGCCTCAGTGAGACAGAACAGATAAAACCCACAAAAACCAAGATCCCAGAATGGGCAAATCAAACTGAACTCTTTGGCAAAGTGCGCGGCGGCGTTGTGATTCCTAATGATATGGGCAGTGAATCTCGTGCTGTTTGGAATTCCAAAGATAATCCTGCCGCAGTAGTGACAACTGAGCGTTCCACCTTTATGGGCTGGCGCTGGGGAACAGACACAGCCTCAGCCGCCGGGTTAGATAATGCCTGGTTAAAAGCTGCTCTCAATCACTATTTGACAGCGCCACCGCCATCGAATCGCATGAAAAAAGTAGCAGGAGGTTCCCCAAATTGCTCGACAACGGTAGCGGCTGCGCCGAGGGGACAGGGGGCAGGGGGGCAGAGAAGCAGTTCATCTCCCTCATCCTCCTCATCTCCCTCATCTCCCTCATCTCCTCCTCCTAAAACTGCCACTGCTCCCATAGCTAAACCGCTTCCTACAGTCAAACCCCCAAGTTCCCAAGAGGCTATTGACCAATTAGAACAAGCGGTGCGTTTAGATGTTGCACCCAACTCAAATGAGCCGATTGACAACAACCAAGCGATCGCTCTCCAGCAAGAGCTAGAAAATCTGATAGGTCGGGTGGAAAGCGCTAATTTAGCAGTGTCAGCCGATGCGGCTAACGTTGGTGAAGTGATATCTGAGGAAAAGCAGTCCTCTAGGAATCTGGATACCTACATCCCCCAATCTGTCAAGGAGCAACCCACGCAATTGGCCTCAACTAAACTGGGGACGCTAGGCATGAGTAAAAAGCAAGCCTTGGCACAGGTAAGGGTAATTGCCAAAAACTTACCCCTATTGATTGCCCAGAAAAACTATGCTCTGGCTCGTCAGCAGTGGCTGACCGCTAAAACGACTTTGTGGCAGCAGTTTCCTGTTGATCAAAGACTAGCTCAACCAGAAATTCGGGCAGTTTGGTTAGATCGGGGGACGATTGTTCGTGCTGGTAGCAAGGCGGGACTAGCCCAGATTTTTAATCGCCTAGCTCAAGCTGGGATTAATACCGTCTTCTTTGAAACTGTTAATGCTGGCTACACCATTTATCCGAGCCAAGTGGCAAAAGAGCAAAACCCATTAATTCGTGGGTGGGACCCACTGGCAGATGCGGTGAAATTAGCCCATGAGCGCGACATGGAATTACACGCTTGGGTTTGGACTTTTGCTGCTGGCAACCAACGTCACAATCAGATTATCAATGTTAATCCTGATTATCCAGGGCCAGTGCTGGCGGCTCATCCCGATTGGGCAAACTACGATAACCTTGGCAACATGATTCCCGTTGGTCAGACTAAGCCATTCTTCGATCCAGCTAACCCCGAAGTGCGACAGTACTTACTGAAACTGTATGAGGAAATTGTCACTCGCTATAACGTAGATGGTCTACAGCTAGACTACATTCGCTACCCTTTCCAAGACCCATCAGCAGGTCGAACCTACGGCTATGGCAAAGCTGCAAGAGCGCAATTTCAGCAACTTACTGGAGTAGAGCCAGTGAATATTTCTCCTAGCCAATCAGACTTGTGGCAAAAATGGACGACATTTCGCACCAAGCAAGTTGATAGCTTTGTCGCCCAATTATCACAGCAGTTAAAGCAAAAACGACCAAATTTGATTTTGTCGGTAGCAGTATTTCCTTTGCCAGAACTAGAGCGAATTCAGAAAATTCAACAAGACTGGGAAAATTGGGCAAGGCGGGGGGATGTAGATTTAATTGTTCCCATGACTTATGCTCTGGATACTTCTCGCTTCCAACGACTGGCCCAACCCTGGATCGCCTCTAAACAATTAGGATCTACCTTGTTGGTACCGGGAATTCGCTTACTTTCTTTGCCAACAATTGGGGCATTTGATCAACTCCAGTTGGTAAGGGACTTGCCAGTTAGTGGTTATGCACTCTTTGCCGCAGAGAATTTTAACAACGATCTACAAAAACTCTTTAGTAGCACCCAAGGTAGGATTCAATCTACAACAAGTCAACCCATTCCTCACCGCCAGCCTTTTCAAACTGCTGCCATTCGTTACACCGCGCTGCAACAAGAATGGAAATTTGTTTTCCAAAATGACCAACCAAAAAGACCGACTCAGACAATATCAGATTTTAACAACCAGGCAGAAGTTCTACGCAGTGCTTTAAATCAGCTTGCTGCTTCCCCGAATCCTAGCAAGTTATTAGTGGCAAGAGCCTCTCTAACTCGGTTCCAGTCTCAATTTCGGGTATTGATGAGCCAAGAGCTTAAATCAAATTCCTATCAAGTCAAAGTTTGGGAAAATCGGCTTGTAACTATAGAAAGGCTATTACGTTACGGCGAACGGCGGTTGCGTCTTTAG
- a CDS encoding PQQ-dependent sugar dehydrogenase: MKVLARLLLPVFLLTLVAGCNQTRASSDNPTPETPVPSAQLTQNLTQPKNIVRTEALSPTPIRINLKNLPAPFATESASKRPEVVPIPENPVLRVPPGFTVNVFAEGLDAPRWLALTPSGDVLVTETGQNRIRLLRDSNGDGVSDVRETFASRDNGLNRPFGMAFVGNSFFLGNTDAVVRFPYGKGQNKITDKGEKIADLPSEGYNNHWTRNVVVSPDGNKLYVSVGSGTNVDEEPLPRASVQVMNLDGSQQQTFASGLRNPVGLDFHPVTKELYTTVNERDGIGDELVPDYLTRVKQGAFYGWPYAYLTPNNLDPRQKTDDKSKRPDLAARTQTPDVLFQAHSAALGLQFYDGKTFPEKYRNGAFAAFRGSWNRDRGTGYKIVFVPFDAKGRSLGYYEDFLTGFLLNPSVPTTWGRPVALLVLPDGSLLLTEEANNRIYRIQYKGG, encoded by the coding sequence ATGAAAGTCCTTGCGCGTTTGTTGCTGCCAGTTTTTTTACTGACCTTGGTAGCAGGCTGTAACCAGACTCGCGCTTCCTCAGATAATCCCACACCAGAAACACCTGTACCTTCTGCTCAACTGACGCAGAATCTTACACAGCCAAAAAATATTGTCCGAACTGAAGCACTTTCACCCACGCCTATCCGCATCAATCTGAAGAATTTACCAGCACCCTTCGCAACAGAAAGTGCCTCTAAGCGACCTGAAGTTGTGCCCATTCCGGAAAACCCGGTGCTGCGCGTACCGCCAGGCTTTACAGTTAACGTCTTTGCAGAAGGTTTAGATGCCCCACGCTGGCTAGCTTTAACTCCCAGTGGTGATGTCCTGGTGACTGAAACCGGGCAAAACCGCATTCGTCTGTTACGTGACAGCAACGGTGACGGTGTAAGTGACGTTCGAGAAACCTTTGCTAGTAGGGACAACGGACTTAATAGACCCTTTGGTATGGCTTTTGTAGGTAATTCCTTTTTTCTGGGGAACACAGATGCTGTGGTTCGTTTTCCCTATGGGAAAGGTCAGAATAAAATTACAGACAAGGGAGAAAAGATCGCCGACTTGCCTTCTGAAGGTTATAACAACCATTGGACACGCAATGTTGTTGTCTCGCCCGATGGCAATAAATTATATGTTTCTGTTGGTTCAGGAACCAATGTCGATGAAGAACCTCTACCACGGGCTTCAGTACAAGTGATGAATTTGGATGGTTCCCAGCAGCAAACTTTTGCTTCCGGCTTACGTAATCCTGTTGGTTTAGACTTTCATCCTGTAACTAAGGAACTTTACACCACTGTCAACGAACGCGATGGAATCGGTGATGAGTTGGTTCCAGATTATCTGACACGGGTTAAACAGGGGGCATTTTACGGCTGGCCTTATGCTTATCTGACACCAAACAACCTAGATCCGCGCCAAAAGACGGATGACAAAAGTAAACGCCCCGACTTAGCAGCCCGTACCCAAACGCCAGATGTGCTGTTCCAGGCGCACTCAGCAGCATTGGGTTTGCAGTTTTATGATGGTAAAACGTTTCCAGAAAAATACCGAAACGGTGCTTTTGCTGCTTTTCGTGGTTCTTGGAACCGCGATCGCGGTACTGGTTATAAAATTGTGTTTGTTCCCTTCGATGCTAAAGGGCGATCGCTTGGCTACTACGAAGACTTTCTCACAGGATTTTTGCTAAATCCTTCTGTACCAACCACTTGGGGAAGACCTGTAGCTTTACTCGTGTTACCAGATGGCAGTTTACTGCTAACAGAAGAAGCTAATAATCGGATTTATCGGATTCAGTATAAGGGGGGTTAA
- a CDS encoding phosphomannose isomerase type II C-terminal cupin domain — MTPNENNTQSNINELSPHSGTRYWGEVEVIEEGETYRISRLEIKPRHGIKPQIHYHRNEHWVVVSGVAKVTCGEKEILLNRNESTYVPAATLHKVENPGQIPLIILEIQNGEYLGEDDTERPYDLNLVKPVAEGQ, encoded by the coding sequence ATGACTCCTAATGAAAATAATACTCAGTCAAATATCAACGAACTGTCTCCACATTCAGGTACACGATACTGGGGTGAAGTAGAAGTGATTGAGGAGGGGGAAACTTATAGAATTAGTCGTCTTGAAATTAAGCCCAGACACGGAATTAAACCACAAATTCATTATCATCGCAATGAACATTGGGTTGTAGTCTCCGGTGTAGCAAAGGTGACTTGTGGAGAAAAAGAAATATTACTAAATCGAAACGAATCAACTTATGTTCCCGCAGCAACCCTACATAAGGTAGAAAATCCTGGACAGATTCCGCTAATTATTCTGGAAATTCAAAATGGTGAATATTTGGGCGAAGATGATACGGAACGCCCCTATGATTTAAATTTGGTCAAACCTGTGGCTGAAGGTCAGTAA
- a CDS encoding HEAT repeat domain-containing protein has translation MYDDDDLSLLDIEEELESPLDKIEPLTDESVVAKPDPEVMLALLENPQPQQRMLAARAFCDIEDARATPHLIRLLSDTCPLVRVSAAYGLGRNPSSEAVSPLIAQLNSDWNGYVRKGVVWALGNCRDRRCLPPLADALRTDISAVRLWAASALAQMADVGYEAVIGAIPPLIEALVKDPVEAVRSNSAWAIGQLCRELPSNVVYATAIDALIQAFAEDQDLGVRADAKASLLGVGDPRGLQLIETLEQEGWF, from the coding sequence ATGTATGACGATGACGATCTCAGCCTACTCGATATTGAGGAGGAGCTAGAAAGCCCCCTAGATAAAATAGAGCCGCTAACTGACGAATCAGTTGTGGCAAAACCTGATCCAGAAGTGATGCTAGCCCTGCTGGAAAATCCCCAGCCGCAGCAAAGAATGTTAGCGGCGCGTGCTTTTTGTGATATAGAAGATGCGCGTGCTACCCCCCATCTGATTCGCCTGTTAAGTGATACCTGTCCCTTAGTGCGGGTGAGTGCAGCGTATGGCCTCGGACGCAATCCTAGTTCCGAGGCAGTGAGTCCGTTAATTGCTCAACTAAACAGTGATTGGAATGGCTATGTGCGTAAAGGTGTTGTCTGGGCTTTAGGAAACTGTCGCGATCGCCGTTGTTTACCGCCCCTAGCAGATGCCCTCAGAACTGACATTTCCGCAGTGCGTTTGTGGGCTGCTAGCGCCTTAGCACAAATGGCAGATGTGGGTTATGAAGCGGTTATAGGGGCAATACCACCATTAATTGAAGCCTTAGTCAAAGATCCTGTGGAAGCAGTGCGGAGTAACAGTGCTTGGGCAATTGGTCAACTGTGCCGCGAACTGCCTTCTAATGTAGTTTATGCCACAGCAATCGACGCTTTAATTCAAGCCTTTGCCGAAGACCAAGATTTAGGAGTCCGGGCAGACGCTAAAGCTTCATTGTTAGGAGTGGGTGATCCCCGTGGTTTACAGCTGATTGAAACCTTAGAACAAGAAGGCTGGTTTTGA